The following DNA comes from Tepidanaerobacter syntrophicus.
ATACCCACCAGCATCGAAAAGCCAAAGGCAATGGCCGTCACCGAATACGTGGTTTTTGCCGTTATTCCTATAACTTGCGCTATACCTCGGCTCATTAAAATTCCGACGATTATGCCTATTACTCCGCCGATGCCGCTGAGCACTAAGGATTCTATGAGAAATTGGCTCAATATGTCCCGCTTTCTAGCGCCAAGAGCTTTTCTTATTCCTATTTCTCTTGTGCGCTCAGTTACAGACACCAGCATTATGTTCATAATACCTATGCCGCCAACCAGCAGTGATATCGCCGCAATGCCGCCCAACATCATGGTAAGCGTTGAAGTGGTTTCGTTTAGCGTATCCAGCATTTCAGTCTGGCTGAAAATCCGATAAGCTTGGAAATCACTATTGGTATCTGTCTTAAATATCCTGGAAAGTTTTACAGATATTTCTTGAGTGGCAAGGTCTACGGTATCTTCTGACGCTGCCTGCATATATATTGTCCTTACGCCTCGGTTTTGCAGGAGCCTTTCAGCTGTAGTAACAGGGATGTATATGTCTTCATCATTGGAGCCCATCATGGAGCTGGAGGATTCAAGGATGCCTACTACTTTAAAAATCTGTCCGTTAATCTTTATTTCTTGTCCTACAGGGCTTACCAGGCCGAAAATATCCTCAGCTATCCCCGGGCCCAAGATAGCAATCTTCTGGCGCATGTAAACATCGGCGGATGTTATAAATCTGCCTTCTGCCAGTTTGTAGTTTCGTATGCCCAAAAACTCTTCATTTGTACCCTGAATCTGGGCGGTAGTATTTTTATTGCCGTGCTTTACGGTTGCGCTGCCGTTCATAATCGGTGCTACTGCGCTGATATAAGGACTTTCTCCAAATTCCATCGCTTCTTCATAACTTAAAGTGGTATTTGCTCCTCTGCCCGTTATATTTACAGTAAGTAAATTGGAACCCAGGCTTTGAATCTGCTCAGTTACTTGGGAGGTGGCGCCTTGGCCTATAGATACCAGCGCAATTACCGAAGTTACGCCTATGATTATGCCCAGCATTGTCAAAAATGAACGCAGCTTGTTGTCAAGAATGC
Coding sequences within:
- a CDS encoding ABC transporter permease; this translates as MDILQTIKIAMRGILDNKLRSFLTMLGIIIGVTSVIALVSIGQGATSQVTEQIQSLGSNLLTVNITGRGANTTLSYEEAMEFGESPYISAVAPIMNGSATVKHGNKNTTAQIQGTNEEFLGIRNYKLAEGRFITSADVYMRQKIAILGPGIAEDIFGLVSPVGQEIKINGQIFKVVGILESSSSMMGSNDEDIYIPVTTAERLLQNRGVRTIYMQAASEDTVDLATQEISVKLSRIFKTDTNSDFQAYRIFSQTEMLDTLNETTSTLTMMLGGIAAISLLVGGIGIMNIMLVSVTERTREIGIRKALGARKRDILSQFLIESLVLSGIGGVIGIIVGILMSRGIAQVIGITAKTTYSVTAIAFGFSMLVGIFFGLYPANKASSLKPIEALRYE